The genomic region GCGAGAGATTCGGGGATAAGAGAGTTGTTTTTAAGGTCCAAGGGTGCGAAACTGTCTTTAAAATTCTCGTCTGAGAGCTATTTACAGTTCTCTCAGCAAGAGGTAAACCAAGAAGTTCTTCAGGAAGAACCTACAAAGCCAGAAAAGGTTGAGAAAGTAACCGTAAGGTCTGCGTATGTGGGGATCCTCAGGCTTAACGATAAGAAGGGTAACCCTGTCTCATCTGTGGGTAAAACAGTTTCAAAGGGTGAAGTATTATGTAACATTGAAGTATTGGGAATATTACACGAAGTTACTTCTCCTTGTAGTGGAAGGATAGATAGTATATTTCTTAATGATGGTGACATTGTTGAGTATGGCTCTACATTGATGGAAATAGTTCCTGATGTTTAGGTTGAGAAGACTTAATCAGCTATTGAGGTTTTTAGATGCTAAAACTAAGATTGCGTTTGTTGTAATATTTAGTATTTGTGTGTTTTTTTTAGTCAGATTTATTGTAAGTTTGATCTTACTTAACTTTGTATCTCTTCTGGAGAGTGCAGTGATAGTTTTTGTGACAGTTTATGCACTTGTCGTTCTTTTGAAGTTTTCTAGAGGAGTTTACTTTGTTACTAGGATGACGAGGAAGTTTAACTACGATTACTATCCTTTTTCTTCTATCATTGAATTCCCTAAGTTTGCTGTTAAAAATTTTCACGCTATGGCAAGAAAAATTAGGTCGCTTGAGAGCATTAATGAAAAGCTGATGCAGATAATCAATGAGATTGGCAATGTGGGTATAGTTGTCATGGATGAGCAGAAAAACATAGTGCTTTACAACAAGTTTGTAGAGAAGTTTTTTAACCTTTCTCAGAGCTATAAGGGTAAAAAGTTCTACTCTCTGTTTTCTCTATCAAGTCACAAGATTGATGAATTGAAGGAGAAGGGTGACTGTGAAATGGAGGTTATGGTTGGAAATGAGCTTAGAGTACTCAAGATTTGCTTTAGAGATGTAGTTGGAATTAGTCTTATCTATTTCTTTGATATCACCGAATTGAAGAATTTTGAGAAGATAACGGAATTGTCTCTTAGTATATTCTCTCATGAATTGAATACTCCTCTGACTAATCTATCTCTTGCTTTGGAAAATTTATTGCTTTCAAGAGATATTTCTGAGGAGATAGTTAATGCACTTTTGTCAAACATAGCGAGGATATCCAACACTGTCTCAAATATAGTTAATCTTTCAAATATATATTCAAACCGTGTATTAGTTGTTCCTCAGAGGTTCAATCTCAGGGATAGTGTGAAGAGACTTATTGATACGATCTCTCATAGTTACAAGAGTAAGAATTTGAGGGTGGAGCTTGAATACAGTGGTGATGAGGAAGTTGTAGAGGATAGGGATAAGTTGCAGTTGATTCTATTCAACTTGATAGATAATGCTATGAAATTTTCTCTTTCTGATAGTGAGGTTAGAGTAAAGATCTGCAATGATGGGGGGTTGCGGATTTCTGTTTCCAACGAGACGGAATGGATTTCTGAAGTGGAGTTAGAGCGAATATTTGAAAGGTTTTATAGAGCTAAGAATAGTAGGGGACTTAGGGGTAGTGGGTTGGGACTTTATATTGTGAAACTTTTGTGTGAGATTCTTGGGCTTAAAGTTGAAGTTTCATATTCTGATAATCTTATAATTTTCACAATTGCTAGAGAGTCTGATGTATGACTAAGGAAGTAGTTTTGTGGGGAGTGTTTTGGGCGGTTTTCTTTGTTGTGTTGTTTTTAGATCTTTTTGTGTTTTTTAGGAAGCCTAAGGAAGTTGACCTGAAAAAAGCTTTGATACTATCTGGAATTTGGGTAACTCTTGCAATGTTGTATTCACTTCTTGTGTTTTATTACGAAGGAGTTAAGCTTGGGGTTCAGTATCTTACAGCTTATCTTGTTGAACTTTCTTTAAGCGTTGATAATCTTTTTGTATTTTTGGTTATATTCTCATTTTTTATGGTTCCTAAAGAATACCAGCACAAGGTTTTGTTTTGGGGAGTTATAGGGGCTATTGTATTTAGGGGAATATTTATCTTTTTAGGAGTGTCGTTAGTTGAACAGTTTTCTTGGCTTTTTATAGTTTTTGGGGCATTCCTTGTATATACTTCTTTGCTTCTTATTCTTAGGAAGGAGGAGAATGAAAGTAAGATTGAGAGGAAACTAGCATATAGGTTGGCAAGAAAGCTATTTAGAGTAACTCCAGATTATGTCGGTGGTAAGTTTTTTGCGAAGATAGATGGGAAACTTTGGGCAACTCCGTTGTTTCTGTGTTTAATAATTGTGGAGACAACAGATGTAATGTTTGCTATTGATTCAATTCCTGCAGTTTTGGGAATTTCAACTAATCTTCTGGTAGTCTATACGTCAAACATATTTGCTATAATGGGGCTTAGGTCAATGTATTTTGCGCTTGCTGGAATAATGGATATGTTTAGATATCTAAAGTATGGGTTATCGGTGATTCTTGCTTACATAGGTGTTAAAATGATAGTGAAAGAGATTTTTCACATACATGTAGATGCAGTTCTGTCATTTGGGATAGTGGTCACTATTCTTGCAATATCTGTTGTATTATCGCTTATTGTTAAGGTGGAACCTAGGTCAGTAGTGTAGTTACTGGGAAGTAAGAAAGGCTGTCTGGAACCGAAAGAAGTAAGTAAGCAGAAGTTTAGAATCCTGCTTATTCGCTTAGTGGGAATTGGGATTTATTGTGTGATGTTGGGTGAAATTGAAAGCACTTTGACAGAGAGTTTAAAATACTAGGAAGTTTTTTGGGAAACTTGTATGAGGCTAAGCTCGGAAGAGAAGGATTTAGGGGTGTTTATCTACAAAGTTTGGTTTACCAGAAGTGAGATAGATGAGATAGAGGAGAAGGCTTTTTCTTATTGGAGGAAAGAGGCAGACATACCGGGCTACAGAAAAGGAACTGCTCCTAAGGAACTAGTATATCAGAGG from Brevinematia bacterium harbors:
- a CDS encoding biotin/lipoyl-containing protein, with amino-acid sequence ARDSGIRELFLRSKGAKLSLKFSSESYLQFSQQEVNQEVLQEEPTKPEKVEKVTVRSAYVGILRLNDKKGNPVSSVGKTVSKGEVLCNIEVLGILHEVTSPCSGRIDSIFLNDGDIVEYGSTLMEIVPDV
- a CDS encoding HAMP domain-containing sensor histidine kinase, with translation MFRLRRLNQLLRFLDAKTKIAFVVIFSICVFFLVRFIVSLILLNFVSLLESAVIVFVTVYALVVLLKFSRGVYFVTRMTRKFNYDYYPFSSIIEFPKFAVKNFHAMARKIRSLESINEKLMQIINEIGNVGIVVMDEQKNIVLYNKFVEKFFNLSQSYKGKKFYSLFSLSSHKIDELKEKGDCEMEVMVGNELRVLKICFRDVVGISLIYFFDITELKNFEKITELSLSIFSHELNTPLTNLSLALENLLLSRDISEEIVNALLSNIARISNTVSNIVNLSNIYSNRVLVVPQRFNLRDSVKRLIDTISHSYKSKNLRVELEYSGDEEVVEDRDKLQLILFNLIDNAMKFSLSDSEVRVKICNDGGLRISVSNETEWISEVELERIFERFYRAKNSRGLRGSGLGLYIVKLLCEILGLKVEVSYSDNLIIFTIARESDV
- a CDS encoding TerC family protein; amino-acid sequence: MTKEVVLWGVFWAVFFVVLFLDLFVFFRKPKEVDLKKALILSGIWVTLAMLYSLLVFYYEGVKLGVQYLTAYLVELSLSVDNLFVFLVIFSFFMVPKEYQHKVLFWGVIGAIVFRGIFIFLGVSLVEQFSWLFIVFGAFLVYTSLLLILRKEENESKIERKLAYRLARKLFRVTPDYVGGKFFAKIDGKLWATPLFLCLIIVETTDVMFAIDSIPAVLGISTNLLVVYTSNIFAIMGLRSMYFALAGIMDMFRYLKYGLSVILAYIGVKMIVKEIFHIHVDAVLSFGIVVTILAISVVLSLIVKVEPRSVV